The following are from one region of the Myxocyprinus asiaticus isolate MX2 ecotype Aquarium Trade chromosome 2, UBuf_Myxa_2, whole genome shotgun sequence genome:
- the LOC127450216 gene encoding collectin-12-like, with protein MKDDFAVEEDVQSFGYKRFGIQEGAQCTKCKNKWALKAAVVLLYVLCTILTITVAVLGYKVVQKVDDVTEGVESYGGKIISMETDIKSLDDEASVKSVRTSSELQTFSSGLLALRRTLAAVTQHVNDNAVTLKQLQTFSQDVYLSQNHLRFQLKDQTSELRFVNTTLFSIAAVTPVLQKNTARLQHEVQENMNEQRMLQLTVDRLNLTQTRQDAFALLLQNTLETAAQNTQNMRNDALALMRDTQLVRSDADWLREKIQYVKRTEGNASIQIQSSGEGLEELSAQLSSISSQILNISMLNDVNAGNLRVLLDQQLDFGNLTSARFDQLEKRLDMIEEEVDQVTGNISYTTQLLGGVNIELSQLRSCSDTLGRHFDLLVGMNGSMAEARTDASTLRSLQDDLAARLDTEVTSLSVIMEEMKLVDSKHSQLINNFTVLQGPPGPRGPRGNQGPTGEVGSPGMKGERGDKGEAGVAGPRGEKGVAGALGFPGLKGLPGPRGDPGSKGPRGSGGRAGPPGTKGEQGSPGLPGRDGQPGPQGAQGPAGVRGPVGPAGEPGHRGPTGPMGALGPPGLPGLPGKNLAVPALPVVLQRELPKIDSQAGMAGCPPGWLRFEDSCYFFHIEPLSFDSAQQYCNNMSSSMVIIGDVEEQRWLHLQTVGRGYFWLGLTDRQEENVWRWVDGSEPVFTKWRPGQPDNWSHGHEQGEDCVGFTHGGQWNDFYCDERHSLICEKASDRSI; from the exons ATGAAAG ATGATTTTGCTGTTGAGGAGGATGTTCAGTCATTTGGATATAAGAGGTTTG GTATACAGGAGGGAGCTCAGTGTACTAAATGTAAGAACAAATGGGCTCTCAAAGCTGCTGTTGTCTTGCTGTATGTGCTGTGTACCATCTTGACCATCACTGTAGCAGTGCTGGGTTACAAAG TGGTCCAGAAGGTGGATGATGTCACTGAAGGAGTGGAAAGTTATGGAGGAAAAATTATATCCATGGAGACAGATATAAAAAGTCTTG ATGATGAGGCAAGCGTGAAGTCTGTGAGAACTTCCTCTGAGCTGCAAACATTTAGTTCTGGATTATTAGCATTGCGCCGTACACTAGCTGCAGTCACGCAGCATGTCAACGACAATGCTGTGACCCTCAAACAGCTACAGACCTTCTCACAGGATGTGTATCTGTCACAAAACCATCTACGTTTCCAGCTGAAGGACCAAACATCAGAGCTGCGTTTTGTGAACACCACGCTATTTTCCATCGCAGCCGTCACACCTGTGCTGCAGAAAAACACGGCCCGACTGCAACATGAAGTACAAGAGAATATGAATGAGCAACGCATGCTGCAGCTTACAGTAGACCGCCTCAATCTCACTCAGACGCGGCAAGACGCTTTTGCCTTACTGCTACAGAATACTCTTGAGACTGCagcccaaaacacacaaaacatgcgCAATGATGCACTAGCACTGATGCGTGACACACAACTAGTTCGTAGTGATGCCGACTGGCTGCGAGAAAAGATACAATATGTGAAAAGAACTGAAGGCAACGCATCAATACAGATTCAAAGCTCTGGAGAAGGTCTTGAGGAGTTAAGTGCTCAGCTATCTTCCATATCTTCTCAGATCTTAAATATTAGCATGCTTAATGATGTTAACGCAGGAAACCTGCGGGTATTACTGGACCAGCAGCTTGACTTTGGAAACCTAACTAGTGCACGCTTTGATCAACTAGAAAAGCGACTGGACATGATAGAAGAAGAAGTGGACCAGGTGACGGGTAACATTAGCTACACAACACAGCTACTCGGGGGGGTTAACATCGAGTTGAGTCAATTGAGGAGTTGCTCGGACACTCTCGGACGACATTTTGACCTTCTGGTGGGTATGAATGGAAGTATGGCCGAGGCGAGGACAGATGCTTCAACACTGAGGTCTCTACAAGATGACCTTGCGGCACGACTTGATACAGAGGTCACCAGCCTGTCAGTCATCATGGAGGAAATGAAACTGGTGGACAGCAAACACTCTCAGCTCATCAACAACTTTACCGTATTACAGG GTCCTCCTGGCCCGAGGGGCCCTCGTGGAAATCAAGGTCCAACAGGTGAAGTAGGTTCTCCTGGAATGAAGGGCGAAAGAGGAGATAAAGGAGAGGCAGGTGTGGCTGGTCCTCGAGGAGAAAAAGGAGTGGCTGGAGCTCTTGGATTCCCAGGGTTGAAAGGTCTGCCAGGACCACGCGGTGACCCGGGTTCCAAGGGCCCAAGAGGTTCAGGAGGACGTGCAGGCCCCCCGGGGACCAAGGGAGAGCAAGGTTCTCCGGGACTACCAGGGAGAGATGGTCAGCCAGGACCTCAGGGTGCTCAGGGGCCAGCAGGAGTCCGGGGACCAGTGGGCCCAGCAGGAGAGCCAGGACACAGGGGCCCAACAGGCCCAATGGGAGCCCTAGGACCACCAGGGCTACCAGGCCTCCCAGGCAAAAATTTAGCTGTGCCTGCACTACCAGTAGTCCTGCAAAGAGAGTTGCCCAAGATTGATTCTCAGGCAG GTATGGCTGGTTGTCCTCCTGGTTGGTTAAGGTTTGAAGACAGCTGCTATTTCTTCCACATTGAGCCATTGAGCTTTGACAGTGCTCAACAATATTGCAACAATATGTCTTCCTCAATGGTCATTATAGGTGATGTTGAGGAACAG CGCTGGCTGCACCTTCAGACTGTGGGTAGAGGGTATTTTTGGCTGGGACTTACAGACAGACAAGAGGAGAATGTTTGGCGATGGGTGGATGGATCAGAGCCTGTCTTTAc AAAGTGGAGGCCTGGTCAGCCTGATAACTGGAGTCATGGACACGAGCAGGGTGAAGACTGTGTAGGATTTACTCATGGCGGCCAGTGGAATGACTTTTATTGTGATGAACGCCACAGTCTCATCTGTGAGAAGGCATCGGACAGAT ctatATGA